The Anas platyrhynchos isolate ZD024472 breed Pekin duck chromosome 34, IASCAAS_PekinDuck_T2T, whole genome shotgun sequence genome contains a region encoding:
- the LOC119714718 gene encoding tubulin alpha-1C chain-like, protein MRECISIHVGQAGVQIGNACWELYCLEHGIQPDGQMPSDKTIGGGDDSFNTFFSETGAGKHVPRAVFVDLEPTVIDEVRTGTYRQLFHPEQLITGKEDAANNYARGHYTIGKEIIDTVRDRIRKLAEQCTGLQGFLVFHSFGGGTGSGFTSLLMERLSVDYGKKSKLEFSIYPAPQVSTAVVEPYNSILTTHTTLEHSDCAFMVDNEAIYDICRRNLDIERPTYTNLNRLIGQIVSSITASLRFDGALNVDLTEFQTNLVPYPRIHFPLATYAPVISAEKAYHEQLSVAEITNACFEPANQMVKCDPRHGKYMACCLLYRGDVVPKDVNAAIATIKTKRTIQFVDWCPTGFKVGINYQPPTVVPGGDLAKVQRAVCMLSNTTAIAEAWARLDHKFDLMYAKRAFVHWYVGEGMEEGEFSEAREDMAALEKDYEEVGADSVEGDEEGEY, encoded by the exons atg CGCGAGTGCATCTCCATCCACGTGGGCCAAGCGGGCGTGCAGATCGGCAATGCGTGCTGGGAGCTGTACTGCCTGGAGCACGGCATCCAGCCCGACGGGCAGATGCCCAGCGACAAGACCATCGGCGGGGGGGACGACTCCTTCAACACCTTCTTCAGCGAGACGGGGGCCGGCAAGCACGTGCCCCGGGCCGTCTTCGTGGACCTGGAGCCCACGGTGATCG ACGAGGTGCGCACGGGGACGTACCGGCAGCTCTTCCACCCCGAGCAGCTGATCACGGGCAAGGAGGATGCGGCCAACAACTACGCGCGGGGGCACTACACCATCGGCAAGGAGATCATCGACACCGTGCGCGACCGCATCcgcaagctg GCTGAGCAGtgcacagggctgcagggctTCCTGGTCTTCCACAGCTTCGGGGGTGGCACCGGCTCCGGCTTCACCTCCCTGCTCATGGAGCGCCTCTCGGTCGACTACGGCAAGAAGTCCAAGCTGGAGTTCTCCATCTACCCGGCTCCCCAGGTGTCCACTGCCGTGGTGGAGCCCTACAACTCCATCCTCACCACCCACACCACGCTGGAGCACTCCGACTGCGCCTTCATGGTGGACAACGAGGCCATCTACGACATCTGCCGCAGGAACCTGGACATCGAGAGGCCCACCTACACCAACCTCAACCGGTTGATCGGCCAGATCGTGTCCTCCATCACGGCCTCCCTGCGCTTCGACGGAGCCCTCAACGTTGACCTGACCGAGTTCCAGACCAACCTGGTGCCGTACCCACGCATCCACTTCCCCCTGGCCACCTACGCCCCCGTCATCTCGGCCGAGAAGGCTTACCACGAGCAGCTGTCGGTGGCCGAGATCACCAACGCCTGCTTCGAGCCGGCCAACCAGATGGTGAAGTGCGACCCGCGGCACGGCAAGTACATGGCGTGCTGCCTGCTGTACCGCGGGGACGTGGTGCCCAAGGACGTCAACGCCGCCATCGCCACCATCAAGACCAAGCGCACCATCCAGTTCGTGGACTGGTGCCCGACGGGTTTCAAGGTGGGCATCAACTACCAGCCTCCCACGGTGGTGCCCGGGGGGGACCTGGCCAAGGTGCAGCGTGCTGTGTGCATGCTGAGCAACACCACGGCCATCGCCGAGGCCTGGGCCCGCCTGGACCACAAGTTCGACCTGATGTACGCCAAGCGTGCCTTCGTGCACTGGTACGTGGGGGAGGGCATGGAGGAGGGGGAGTTCTCGGAGGCCAGGGAGGACATGGCCGCCCTGGAGAAGGATTACGAGGAGGTGGGGGCTGACAGCGTGGAGGGCGACGAGGAGGGGGAGTACTAG
- the LOC119714717 gene encoding tubulin alpha-1A chain, with protein MRECISIHVGQAGVQIGNACWELYCLEHGIQPDGQMPSDKTIGGGDDSFNTFFSETGAGKHVPRAVFVDLEPTVIDEVRTGTYRQLFHPEQLITGKEDAANNYARGHYTIGKEIIDLVLDRIRKLADQCTGLQGFLVFHSFGGGTGSGFTSLLMERLSVDYGKKSKLEFSIYPAPQVSTAVVEPYNSILTTHTTLEHSDCAFMVDNEAIYDICRRNLDIERPTYTNLNRLIGQIVSSITASLRFDGALNVDLTEFQTNLVPYPRIHFPLATYAPVISAEKAYHEQLSVAEITNACFEPANQMVKCDPRHGKYMACCLLYRGDVVPKDVNAAIATIKTKRTIQFVDWCPTGFKVGINYQPPTVVPGGDLAKVQRAVCMLSNTTAIAEAWARLDHKFDLMYAKRAFVHWYVGEGMEEGEFSEAREDMAALEKDYEEVGVDSVEGEGEEEGEEY; from the exons ATG CGCGAGTGCATCTCCATCCACGTGGGCCAAGCGGGCGTGCAGATCGGCAATGCGTGCTGGGAGCTGTACTGCCTGGAGCACGGCATCCAGCCCGACGGGCAGATGCCCAGCGACAAGACCATCGGCGGAGGGGACGACTCCTTCAACACCTTCTTCAGCGAGACGGGGGCCGGCAAGCACGTGCCCCGGGCCGTCTTCGTGGACCTGGAGCCCACGGTGATCG ACGAGGTGCGCACGGGGACGTACCGGCAGCTCTTCCACCCCGAGCAGCTGATCACGGGCAAGGAGGATGCGGCCAACAACTACGCGCGGGGGCACTACACCATCGGCAAGGAGATCATCGACCTGGTGCTCGACCGCATCCGCAAGCTG GCTGACCAGTGCACGGGGCTGCAGGGCTTCCTGGTCTTCCACAGCTTCGGGGGTGGCACCGGCTCCGGCTTCACCTCCCTGCTCATGGAGCGCCTCTCAGTTGACTACGGCAAGAAGTCCAAGCTGGAGTTCTCCATCTACCCGGCCCCCCAGGTGTCCACTGCCGTGGTGGAGCCCTACAACTCCATCCTCACCACCCACACCACGCTGGAGCACTCCGACTGCGCCTTCATGGTGGACAACGAGGCCATCTACGACATCTGCCGCAGGAACCTGGACATCGAGAGGCCCACCTACACCAACCTCAACCGGTTGATCGGCCAGATCGTGTCCTCCATCACGGCCTCCCTGCGCTTCGACGGAGCCCTCAACGTTGACCTGACCGAGTTCCAGACCAACTTGGTGCCGTACCCGCGCATCCACTTCCCCCTGGCCACCTACGCCCCCGTCATCTCGGCCGAGAAGGCTTACCACGAGCAGCTCTCGGTGGCCGAGATCACCAACGCCTGCTTCGAGCCGGCCAACCAGATGGTGAAGTGCGACCCGCGGCACGGCAAGTACATGGCGTGCTGCCTGCTGTACCGCGGGGACGTGGTGCCCAAGGACGTCAACGCCGCCATCGCCACCATCAAGACCAAGCGCACCATCCAGTTCGTGGACTGGTGCCCGACGGGTTTCAAGGTGGGCATCAACTACCAGCCTCCCACGGTGGTGCCCGGGGGGGACCTGGCCAAGGTGCAGCGTGCTGTGTGCATGCTGAGCAACACCACGGCCATCGCCGAGGCCTGGGCCCGCCTGGACCACAAGTTCGACCTGATGTACGCCAAGCGTGCCTTCGTGCACTGGTACGTGGGGGAGGGCATGGAGGAGGGGGAGTTCTCGGAGGCCAGGGAGGACATGGCCGCCCTGGAGAAGGATTACGAGGAGGTGGGGGTAGACTcggtggaaggggagggagaggaggaaggggaggagtaTTAA